A genomic stretch from Xenopus laevis strain J_2021 chromosome 6S, Xenopus_laevis_v10.1, whole genome shotgun sequence includes:
- the LOC121395063 gene encoding uncharacterized protein LOC121395063 — protein sequence MSLRDFTFKPVMNMANCAANPYSSAVQQEAVRAVLKKQEQQGGDWWMQFHNDWERVRTSSVVKAPEVRETLRMVKETAAAGCKPGERSKVLQDLREWQQKFSVTVPQQLQMWAEVRPAAESVAGGGELPGAKEAPTKSSVKETNVFCVPQRELYRQDVLVLQQCKVRQMKRDDLSHMEEPCWRCHRVSECVPTCPVLKRLEVRETSQVPGESTASGFKVQSGIFGENSSPAVPHRRPCYRNGETILKGVVEREQQAGGLKDCDSLFTGKVRRDIVQGTDFSLVRDSLNNNEVLHVGQLYQLGNVYPMQNVMFNFAEKCSEVNSESVTVGSELTPIEKSVGVTPKCNVPLEPVKEVVYSGKHVEAESECVQHNMSENCVGNSDGGYLKGEVNLKPCPMYNVQEWVCKFEAVCKTECTYCFGPGHITDNCPFKKCDDARVKLKEAFDLYFKSKDLREKSDSGGDSQTTYSEPLETEGCVKLGECMLSGNQTECVVEKDNMVTNGGKPHGVNVEESKIDVKLPLKAPDCEILDTPDPVCDPTPVLQAVEGVLQTESVCQWMSPV from the coding sequence ggctgtgttaaagaaacaggaacagcAAGGTGGCGACTGGTGGATGCAGTTCCACAACGATTGGGAGAGAGTCCGCACATCGAGTGTGGTAAAGGCACCGGAAGTGAGAGAAACTTTGCGGATGGTAAAGGAGACCGCTGCGGCTGGATGCAAGCCAGGTGAGCGTTCCAAAGTGCTGCAGGATCTGAGAGAGTGGCAGCAAAAGTTCAGTGTTACGGTTCCGCAACAGCTGCAAATGTGGGCGGAAGTAAGGCCAGCAGCTGAGTCTGTAGCTGGTGGTGGTGAGTTGCCAGGAGCAAAGGAGGCTCCTACAAAGTCTTCAGTGAAAGAGACTAATGTTTTCTGTGTACCACAGAGAGAGCTGTACAGACAGGATGTCTTGGTGTTACAGCAGTGTAAAGTGAGACAGATGAAGAGGGATGACCTAAGCCACATGGAGGAGCCATGCTGGAGATGCCACAGAGTTAGTGAGTGTGTCCCGACCTGTCCAGTGTTAAAGCGGCTAGAAGTGAGAGAGACTTCACAAGTGCCAGGAGAGTCTACTGCGTCTGGATTCAAAGTCCAGTCTGGCATATTTGGCGAGAATTCATCCCCAGCGGTTCCACACCGGAGGCCCTGctacaggaatggtgagactattcttaaaggggtggtggaaAGGGAACAGCAGGCTGGTGGGTTGAAAGACTGCGACTCTTTATTTACAGGCAAGGTCCGGAGAGACATTGTTCAGGGAACAGACTTTTCCTTAGTTCGGGACTCATTAAATAACAATGAAGTATTGCATGTGGGGCAGTTATACCAGTTGGGTAATGTTTATCCTATGCAAAATGTGATgtttaattttgctgaaaaatgttcaGAGGTGAATTCtgaaagtgtgactgtggggagtgAATTAACACCCATAGAGAAAAGTGTAGGGGTGACCCCTAAATGTAATGTTCCCCTAGAGCCTGTGAAGGAGGTTGTTTACAGTGGGAAACATGTGGAAGCAGAAAGTGAGTGTGTGCAACACAATATGAGTGAAAATTGTGTTGGTAATTCAGATGGAGGgtatcttaaaggtgaagtaaacctTAAGCCCTGCCCCATGTATAACGTGCAAGAGTGGGTGTGCAAGTTTGAGGCTGTGTGCAAAACAGAGTGTACATATTGTTTTGGCCCAGGTCACATAACGGataattgcccctttaaaaagtgtgacgATGCAAGGGTGAAACTAAAGGAGGCATTTGACCTATACTTTAAAAGTAAAGACTTGCGTGAGAAAAGTGATTCAGGTGGGGATTCCCAGACCACCTACAGTGAACCCTTAGAGACAGAGGGTTGTGTTAAACTCGGTGAGTGTATGTTGAGTGGCAACCAAACTGAGTGTGTTGTTGAAAAAGATAACATGGTAACCAATGGTGGTAAGCCACATGGTGTGAATGTAGAGGAAAGTAAAATTGATGTTAAACTTCCTCTTAAGGCTCCAGATTGTGAGATTCTGGATACCCCAGATCCTGTGTGTGACCCCACTCCAGTTCTACAGGCCGTAGAAGGAGTATTGCAGACAGAAAGTGTCTGTCAGTGGATGAGTCCAGTATGA